Proteins encoded within one genomic window of Bradyrhizobium sp. CB1717:
- the glsA gene encoding glutaminase A: MDAQTSRSANAASTPRTTGYPTRPPLRRFLTDCHAEFRTDNSGQLADYIPELKRADPDHFGIALVTIDGHVYEVGDSDVPFTIQSVSKAFVFALALEMVGEARVAATIGVEPSGEAFNSIRLTNDNRPFNPMVNAGAIACSGLIYEADGKGAFERVRAKLSQFAGRELGVDEAVHASETATGNRNRAIAWLLRNYAVLPDDVDAVLDVYFRQCAILVTARDLAVMAATLANRGINPVTGVQVITPNIVARTLSVMTSSGMYDYAGEWTYRVGIPAKSGVGGGIVAALPSQLGLGTFSPLLDNHFNSVRGLKVCEALSARFDLHMLNRNADVRTSIMADYDVYGISSRRSRQPHEQQILDERHSDICVLELVGAMNFGTIDYVTRRLTSEPPNAPLLIIDFRRVPDITAAGAELLGETLTALGNAGVTAVLSGFEENSAVWSAIAARTAEPRRLRRFPLLDDAIEWAEDQVIYRFGGFTDVKESAHLGEQALLAELDAEEIAAIVKLSTTRHYAAGQRIIAAGEPANSLFFLQSGMVSVKLRSGVRLASLGPGMEFGEMAMLEQSRSADVLADTPVTCLELPLDSFADYRRLHPETSLKIMRNLAAILARRLVAANAKVDLLSAY; encoded by the coding sequence GTGGACGCCCAGACCAGCCGTTCCGCCAACGCAGCCAGCACGCCCCGCACGACCGGTTATCCTACCAGGCCACCGCTGCGGCGTTTCCTCACCGATTGCCACGCCGAATTCCGGACCGACAATTCCGGCCAGCTCGCCGACTACATCCCCGAGCTGAAGCGCGCCGATCCCGATCATTTCGGCATCGCGCTCGTCACCATTGACGGCCACGTCTACGAGGTTGGCGACAGCGATGTGCCGTTCACGATCCAGTCGGTGTCCAAAGCCTTCGTCTTTGCGCTGGCGCTGGAGATGGTCGGTGAGGCGCGCGTCGCGGCCACCATCGGCGTCGAGCCGAGCGGCGAAGCCTTCAACTCGATCCGGCTCACCAACGACAACCGTCCTTTCAATCCGATGGTCAACGCCGGCGCCATCGCCTGCTCTGGCCTGATCTACGAGGCGGACGGGAAGGGCGCCTTCGAGCGTGTCCGCGCCAAGCTCAGCCAGTTCGCGGGCCGCGAGCTCGGCGTCGACGAGGCCGTGCATGCCTCGGAGACCGCTACCGGCAATCGCAACCGCGCGATCGCCTGGCTGCTGCGGAATTACGCGGTGCTGCCCGACGACGTTGACGCCGTGCTCGACGTCTATTTCCGCCAATGCGCGATCCTGGTCACCGCGCGCGACCTCGCCGTGATGGCGGCAACGCTCGCCAATCGCGGCATCAATCCGGTCACGGGCGTCCAGGTCATCACGCCGAACATCGTCGCGCGCACGCTGTCGGTGATGACGAGCTCGGGCATGTACGATTATGCCGGCGAGTGGACCTATCGCGTAGGCATCCCCGCCAAGAGCGGCGTCGGCGGCGGCATCGTCGCGGCGCTGCCCTCGCAGCTCGGGCTCGGCACCTTCTCGCCGCTGCTCGACAACCATTTCAACAGTGTGCGCGGCCTGAAGGTCTGCGAGGCGCTGTCGGCGCGGTTCGACCTGCACATGCTCAACCGCAACGCGGACGTGCGCACCAGCATCATGGCGGATTACGACGTCTACGGCATCTCCTCGCGCCGCAGCCGCCAGCCGCACGAGCAGCAGATCCTCGACGAGCGCCACAGCGACATCTGCGTGCTCGAGCTGGTCGGCGCGATGAATTTCGGCACGATCGACTACGTCACGCGACGGCTCACCAGCGAGCCGCCGAATGCGCCGCTCCTGATCATCGATTTCCGCCGCGTTCCCGACATCACCGCGGCCGGCGCGGAGCTGCTCGGCGAGACGCTGACTGCGCTCGGCAATGCCGGCGTCACCGCTGTTCTGTCCGGCTTCGAGGAGAACTCGGCGGTGTGGAGTGCGATCGCCGCGCGCACGGCCGAGCCGCGCCGGCTGCGCCGCTTTCCGCTGCTCGATGATGCCATCGAATGGGCCGAGGATCAGGTGATCTACCGTTTCGGCGGCTTCACCGACGTCAAGGAGAGCGCGCATCTCGGCGAGCAGGCGCTGCTCGCCGAACTCGACGCGGAGGAGATCGCCGCGATCGTCAAGCTCTCGACCACGCGGCACTACGCGGCCGGCCAGCGCATCATCGCCGCCGGCGAGCCCGCCAATTCATTGTTCTTTCTCCAGAGCGGCATGGTCAGCGTGAAGCTGCGCAGCGGCGTGCGGCTCGCGTCCCTCGGCCCCGGCATGGAGTTCGGCGAGATGGCGATGCTGGAGCAAAGCCGCAGCGCCGACGTTCTCGCCGATACGCCCGTCACCTGCCTCGAACTGCCGCTCGACAGCTTTGCCGACTATCGCCGCCTGCACCCGGAGACGTCGCTGAAGATCATGCGCAACCTCGCCGCGATCCTGGCGCGGCGGCTGGTCGCGGCCAATGCGAAGGTCGATCTGCTCAGCGCGTATTAG
- a CDS encoding substrate-binding domain-containing protein: MKSTSATFRNLALNLSFGLLAVLWLTGASDAAEVRVMISGGLTAAYKVLVPEFEKATGNKVLTEYGPSMGTTTNAIPVRLERGEPADVLIMVGYALSDLASKGKVVAGSQVDLTKSPIGIAVKSGAPKPDISSVDAVKRALLAAKTIAYSDSASGVYVSTEMFDKLGIADVMKDKARKIPATPVGEIVAHGEAELGFQQISELKPVKGIDIVGPLPNELQKITIFSAGIATGSKEPEAGRALINFLASPAARDVIIASGMEPIAAGGAK; encoded by the coding sequence ATGAAATCGACGTCAGCAACATTCCGCAACCTTGCCCTGAACCTTTCCTTCGGTCTTCTGGCCGTCCTGTGGCTCACCGGTGCGTCCGATGCTGCCGAGGTCCGGGTGATGATCTCGGGCGGATTGACAGCTGCCTACAAGGTGCTTGTGCCGGAGTTCGAGAAAGCCACCGGCAACAAGGTGCTGACGGAATATGGGCCGTCGATGGGGACCACCACCAACGCGATTCCCGTGCGGCTCGAACGCGGTGAACCGGCCGACGTCCTGATCATGGTGGGTTACGCCCTCAGCGATCTCGCGAGCAAGGGCAAGGTCGTTGCCGGCAGCCAGGTCGATCTCACCAAATCGCCGATCGGGATCGCCGTGAAATCAGGCGCGCCGAAGCCGGACATCAGCTCGGTCGACGCGGTCAAGCGCGCGCTGCTGGCGGCGAAGACGATCGCCTATTCCGACAGCGCCAGCGGCGTCTACGTCTCGACCGAGATGTTCGACAAGCTCGGCATTGCCGACGTCATGAAGGACAAGGCGCGCAAGATTCCGGCAACGCCGGTCGGCGAGATCGTCGCGCACGGCGAGGCCGAACTCGGCTTTCAGCAGATCAGCGAATTGAAGCCCGTGAAGGGCATCGACATCGTAGGTCCCCTGCCGAACGAATTGCAGAAGATCACGATCTTCTCGGCCGGGATCGCGACCGGTTCGAAGGAGCCCGAAGCCGGCCGCGCTTTGATAAACTTCCTCGCCTCCCCGGCCGCCCGTGACGTGATCATCGCAAGCGGCATGGAGCCGATCGCGGCTGGTGGAGCGAAATAG
- the queF gene encoding preQ(1) synthase, which translates to MAKKSLQLGRAVEWPHTPEEAQLDRVPNPQAGTDYLVRFTVPEFTSLCPVTGQPDFAHLMIDYAPGQWLLESKSLKLYIASFRNHGAFHEDCTVMIGKRIASEIKPKWLRIGGYWYPRGGIPIDVFWQTGRVPKGLWVPEQGVAPYRGRG; encoded by the coding sequence ATGGCGAAAAAATCCCTCCAGCTCGGCCGCGCGGTCGAGTGGCCGCACACACCGGAAGAAGCCCAGCTCGACCGCGTGCCCAATCCGCAAGCCGGCACGGACTATCTGGTGCGCTTCACGGTGCCGGAATTCACCTCGCTCTGCCCGGTCACGGGCCAGCCGGATTTCGCGCATCTGATGATCGACTACGCGCCCGGCCAATGGCTGCTGGAGTCGAAGTCGCTGAAACTCTACATCGCGAGCTTCCGCAACCACGGCGCCTTCCACGAGGATTGCACCGTGATGATCGGCAAGCGCATCGCGAGCGAGATCAAGCCGAAGTGGTTGCGCATCGGCGGCTACTGGTATCCGCGCGGCGGCATCCCGATCGACGTGTTCTGGCAGACCGGCCGCGTGCCGAAGGGCCTGTGGGTGCCCGAGCAAGGCGTCGCGCCCTATCGCGGGCGGGGCTAA
- a CDS encoding lyase: MNRRQFLASSAAVLAARPGLAQEAPFRTKYFPVSAGIGLHDLAPAPDGTIWFTAQGKGLLGRLDPRDGSFKTVSLGQGAAPHGVTIGPDGAPWITEGGQNAIARVDPGDLKVALFRLPEKFASANLNTGVFDKTGTYWFTGQSGYYGRLAPRSGEMNVFKAPRGVGPYGITVTPKGDVWYASLAGSHIARIDLATGSAHVVEPPTPNQGARRVWSDSNSRIWVSEWNSGHVSVHDPADGSWKTWKLPGERPRAYAVYVDDRDKVWLTDFSANAIVRFDPATEKFNVFASDKANANVRQLDGRPGELWGCESGNDRIVMIQTTASG; encoded by the coding sequence ATGAATCGCCGTCAGTTTCTTGCTTCAAGCGCCGCCGTCCTTGCCGCCCGCCCAGGTCTTGCGCAGGAGGCCCCGTTCCGGACGAAATATTTCCCTGTTAGCGCCGGCATCGGCTTGCACGATCTCGCGCCCGCCCCTGACGGCACGATCTGGTTCACCGCCCAGGGCAAGGGCCTGCTCGGCAGGCTCGATCCCCGGGATGGCAGTTTCAAGACGGTCAGCCTCGGCCAGGGCGCCGCCCCGCACGGCGTGACGATCGGCCCCGACGGCGCCCCCTGGATCACCGAAGGCGGCCAGAATGCGATCGCGCGGGTCGATCCCGGCGATCTCAAGGTCGCGCTGTTCCGCCTGCCGGAAAAGTTCGCCTCCGCCAATCTCAACACCGGTGTGTTCGACAAGACCGGGACCTACTGGTTCACTGGCCAGTCCGGATATTACGGCCGCCTCGCGCCGAGATCGGGCGAGATGAACGTGTTCAAGGCACCGAGGGGCGTCGGGCCCTACGGCATCACCGTGACGCCGAAGGGCGATGTCTGGTACGCCTCGCTCGCCGGCAGCCATATCGCCAGGATCGACCTTGCGACGGGCAGCGCCCATGTCGTCGAGCCGCCGACACCCAACCAGGGCGCGCGGCGAGTCTGGTCGGATTCGAACAGCCGGATCTGGGTCAGCGAGTGGAACAGCGGCCATGTCTCCGTGCACGATCCCGCTGACGGATCCTGGAAGACATGGAAGCTGCCGGGCGAGCGTCCCCGCGCCTACGCGGTCTATGTCGACGACAGGGACAAGGTGTGGCTGACGGATTTTTCGGCCAATGCCATCGTGCGTTTCGATCCCGCCACCGAGAAGTTCAACGTCTTCGCCAGCGACAAGGCCAACGCCAATGTCCGCCAGCTCGACGGCCGTCCGGGCGAGCTGTGGGGCTGCGAGTCCGGCAACGACCGGATCGTCATGATCCAGACGACCGCCTCGGGTTGA